GTTGtcgttttcaaaattttctctcCCAAATCTGCTTTCCTCCATctttatttgtcatttttttacTATCTTTTCTGTTGGATTTTCTGTCTTTCGActcttgtaaaatttttaatctgCTCTATCGTCAGTTTCAGGTTAGTATGCTCTTTTGTTAGCAATTTTCAATTTGAGTTACTGTTTATAACATATTTCTTTATAGTTGGAGTACCTTATAAGGGTATTGTTAGTTAGTTACTTAGTTTAATTGGTAAGGTTAATTTAAATTGTGATTTGGATGTAAATTAGTTGAATATGTTATTAAATTGAAACACGTATAACTAgttagtttaattaaattatcagtTAACTGATAATTAATATGTTTATAGAGTTAGTTGTGTTAGTTATAGTACATATTAATTAGTAAATTTATAAACGGGTTAAGATGTAAGATAGATAAttagtttaaatattttttataaaaatttagttaatgtGAAAGGAATTAAATTcagtttatattattttattagatagaGTTTAGTGATGGAGTAGAAGTTGTTAGGGTATGGGCATATCCTGTATAGACTGGATCAGACTGAGCACATAGTAGGCAGACTTGATCGAGTGGTACATTTTTTCATTCTTGTTCATTATATTATAATGAAATgtgaatttgtaattttatttgttgaccttatttttgtttttaacttgtttattttattcGGTAGGCACTTCGGATATTACACACCAGACGAAATTCGATGAGACGCCCGTATAAGTAGATTAGGCCATATCTCAGACGAGTTGGGTTTGAGTATGCGATGTACATGGTAGAGTTCGAGTATGATTGGCCATTGGCATCAGCATTGATTGAGAGATGGAGATCTGAGTCCCATACGTTTCATCTGCCACGCGGGAAGAAGACTATCATCTTGTAAGATGTGGCATACCAATTGGGACTCAGGAGTCAGGATCGATGATGATCCTATGAGTGACTGCATCGATGGGTGGGCAGCAGCACCATGATGGACGGTCCATTAAGGATTTCTGCCAGCAACTACTAGGTATTGTTCCGCCCAGAGAAAAGACAGTCACAGACGAAATGGACTGTCAAACTTAGCTAGTTTTAGAATATCGTTTGCGGAGAGCTAGAGCAGGATGCGACCGAGGAGCGCCTGTTGCATCATGTTAGCATTAGGAAGTTCAACGTTTGACCCCTCTTGACTACTTTCAACTGGCATAGTTAGATCAATCATCGTCTTTCTAATATTTCTTCTAACAGCTCCACTTAATGAACTATTATCAACCGTATCCGCAGATGATCCTTGTCCACCCAACTCAACTAAAAACACAAATAATTCCAACAACAAACATTTGTCCATCGGTTGTACCACGATTTTTTAAGACATATGTCCTCGTCGTCACGTAACCGATACCTAATTCAAAACAAcagaatttttttcaaaactgtGGTCTAATCAACATAATAACAACATACCGAAGACAACTGTAGCATACTTTTTATACAATAAATTGTCATCTATTTCAGTCAGATATTTGTAGTAAATTTTTTCACTCTTTTCGTGTGTTACTGTCCAACGAAATGCAATATCAAATTCTTCAACGCTGTTAGACTGTTGACTTCTGGTGTCATGTATGTAAATTATTAGTTGTCTGgacttaaaaataatagaacTTTCTTCATCATATACTATTTCACCACTATAATAAATGGATAATAGATTAATTGACATTGTAGAAAACAAATGCCAAGCTAAGAACCAAAGAGAAGAATGAAACAATGGTATTGAGTTTGGTTCTCCACCAGCCATATTTTTATTGTGTGAATTCAAGATAAAGTTCGTCGGGAGTGCGACGAACTCTATGAAAATAATGGAGTTCACCTGGGAGTGCAGTAAACTTgtctaaaattataaaagaaaacgTATTGTGATATTTAAAGTTGGAAtaattagttttagaaaataatattttttatttatttaaaaaaaaccccGAAATTGAGGTATTCCAATGTTTTGAAAATCGAATTGGATCAGTCAGGCTGGTTCAATCACGAACCGATAACAATAACAATTTGATCAGACATGTAAAACTGTTGTTTAGAAAATCGGTATAAAACTATTGAATCGGTCGAGAATTGGCcggtcgaaccgaaccgaaATCCACCCGGTTTACACAAAAAAGGGAAGGTCCTTCGTTTTCTGTCTCCCTTtccccctttctttctttcattcagAAAGAAATCACACAAACCCAGCCAAAAATCCTAGCACTTTAAGCCTACACCACCGCCGCAAGGAGTGGCATACTGCCGCCGTCCGTCGCACTCAAAGTTCGCCATCCGTCCGTCTATCTAGCTTCCCTCGtgctccaagtcttcaacccctGTTCACTGTAACCGATCGCGGCTGCTTCCTCGAGCTCGGCGTCCGTCGTCTTTGTCTGCTCAGCCGCGCTTCCGTCGCCGTTTGTTTGCCGTTCACGTTCGCGTCTTCGTTCAGCTGTCGTCTTCGTTCGCGTTCTTCGCCGTTCACCGTCTGCTTCAACTCTGCAACTTCTGATTTCTATTACAATAAGTAACTATTTGATTTGGTAGTGGTTTGGATTTTTTCATAGACTGAATTAAAGTTACAATAGTTATGTTCTCTTCTCTATCACATTGATATTAAgctttgaattctcttatttCGTTTTAATTTTACCGCACTCAACATGTTTGATGAAACGCTTTAACCATATTTCTGGTTGGTTTTATAATTTCTAGCTTTTAGAAACTTAGTTAGTTGATTGCATGTGAAATTAGAATAATTGGATCTTAGTAATTAGGAAATTTTAGCTGCATAAATAGCATCTTTGCAGAAAACATATTAGCATGATGATTCCACTTGCATTAGTGTTCTTCTGGTAAATTTTTAACTGTTATTGTGAATTTGTTAATTTGCTAATTGTTCTTGTGTTGTTGTTCTTCtgttacttttaaattttgttgtttttgttgtgaTTTTCTGTTCTTGATTTAAGCTGTGATTGAAGGTTCTTTGGTTTGGGTATTCTTCACTTTCCTGTAAGCTTAGCTTTTAATTCTTTGAGCATACACGTATCAAATCATTGTTTTTAGCAATGatgatttttagatttttttttttgggttgctTTGTTTTAAATGTTCCtattgttgttgtgtttttgctgtgatttaaatgtttttttttttttttctcgaaTGCCCAGTCAGTACTTGGTTGATTAGTTTTGCTCACTGAttgtatttgatgataaattttaaattgataactcTATTACTGCTTTACTGTCTGTTTCtgtagttaaattttattaaagtttctTGAATTTGCACTGCCTATGTTACTGGTTcactgtttttgctttttttttttttgttaatcattgtgatgagctttgttaaaattgggttgaaaactgttaatctttcttcatttttcactgTTCTAACTTCtgttcttattaaaaaatttgcaattggtgatcttttgatttattgTATGCTTCATGTTTTCATTGTTCTGTTcttatgaagaaaaaaattgcaattaGTGATTGTatgattcatgttttgattgttctgttatataaaaaaattctgttttcattGTTTGGTTGCACTGTCCCTGTTCTTGATCACCGCCGACTTGCTACCCCTCCTCCGTGTTGGATTCTTTTTGTTTCAGGCTTTGTTGTGTTTTTGTTTCAGCCTCTGTTGTGTGTTTATTGTGCAACACtatcattttttgttttactttttgaCTTAGCTACATTTAGACAATATTCTCTATCTTTTACTTGTGCATTGTAATTCAATCCAGCTATTTTTAATGGAAGTATAACTATGTTAATTGTCAACAAATTTGCAGCAAGTTATTGCatatttgataattaattacatTTAGTTGGTGATATTTTTTGTAGggttttaaatttgaaagatatttaggatgtttatttatatgAGTGAGCATGGGATATGGAATTTGCCCATTTTTAATCATTGCATTTTAACCGAGCTATGATAGTCGACCAAGATTTGTTATGTTGTTTTGTTGGAAACTTTTCTATTccgttttattttaatttgtatgttGGAAATTTAGTGTTTATGTTATTATGTTGAATGTGTTTGAATTGTGTTTAATTTGATACATTTTAGTTGAATTGTATGGGATTTTATCAtggttgtgttttttttttcctttttaaaatttaatatccaTGGGTACCCGGGGAAAATAAACAGGGATCCGTAACGGGGATGGGCGGAGACGGGGGACAATTTGCTAAACGGGGACTGGGGGATGGTCCTCGCCCCCATGGAGACCCATTGCCATCCCTAAATTCATCCCtctattgttaatttgttattgcctataattaataaaaaaataattaccaaacataagttaaaatttttcataGGATAATGAAATAATTGACAAAATATTcgtcaaaatttaaatttgtctcTCTGAATTTCTTCGCCACCGCATCCTACAGTCTCGTCAATTTCCATTGGAAAGAACAAACTGTGGAGTTGGAAACCCTCACCTGCAACGACCATCCCAATCCAAACCATGTTGGGTTTCTGCAACGCCACGAATGTTGTTCTCCACCTTCGTCAAAACCTTTCCGTAAGTTCGCAAGGCTCTTCCACGGAATCACATTCACCATCTTATGATTTTTCAAGGGTTTAGGGTTCTTGTGAGTCTACTTCTAAATTTCTCAATTGGCATACGATTTTGCCATTTTTGTGTTGGTGCAGGTTTGGGGCGTGCGTGCACGAAATATAAACATAGGAGGTGGTGTTGGAGGTGAAATCCCTGACCAGAAACGCCTCCAGTATGCTCTTCAGCATATCCATGGCATTGGGCGTTCCAAGGCTCATCACATTGTCTGCGAGCTCGGTGTCGAAAACAAATATGTTAGAGACCTTAGCAAGAGAGAGTTGTACTCCCTTCGCGAATTGCTTTCCAAGTACTTGATTGGGAATGATTTGGTACCCAATAATCAATGATCTTTGTTATTACTTGTTAGTTATTGAAATGAATTCTTGATAGTCAGATAGTTAACATTTTTCGTTTGGCAACAGAAAAAATGTGTTGAAAGAGATGTGGGGAGGTTGGTGGGCATTCAGTGCTACAGAGGCATCAGGCATGTCGATGGCTTACCCTGTCGAGGCCAGCGAACTCATACCAATGCCCGCACCAGGAAGAGCAGGCCTACTTGGAGGGGAACAAGATGAAGATGAATATTGCTGCTTGTGATCAATCAACAGATGAGTTGTGTTTTAGTCTTTCAGCTCCGCATATAAAAGCTAATTGAATAAGTTCTTGTTTTTATGGCAGTTGATTAGTAATAGTTTATTGTCTTTAAGTTGGTACTGTCAATCATTTGTGCTGATTGCATAGgtgtttttttctctatttcccTATTTGCCTGAAGAACTATGAAGCATCTTGAAGTGGAATTTGAGTTCCTACCAATTTATGAAGGTTCAACTTAGAACTTCTTTTGTGTCTGTAGTTCCGAATATTCCAGTTTATTGATTGAgtgcaattctattttttcatattcTTCCTATATGCTGGTAATCCAAAgtaatcctttttatttttttactttttgtgtTCTTATATCTTGTGTTGTAGAATTCAACAAAGTTATGGCAATTGAAATTGGTACTGATTACCCCCAACTGAGGTTGGTTAAACATAACCTTGGCTAATAGACTATCAAATGAGGTAGCGGATGGTGCTAATTTTGTTTTTAGGTGTTCTAGATATTGAAGAACTATATTGAGATCCATATATTCTTGAGCTTTATGGACAcggtataatattttttctagtgTCAATAAGTGCAGTTATTATTAAATGATCGATCACATGGAGTAATAGTAGGGATCAGTGTGACCATTAAGTAGTAGTGCCATGAAGAGCCATGTATCACCCAAGAAAAAGAATGCACTGTTAAATTCCGTATTTTgtactttaaagtttaaacc
This portion of the Arachis duranensis cultivar V14167 chromosome 6, aradu.V14167.gnm2.J7QH, whole genome shotgun sequence genome encodes:
- the LOC107494629 gene encoding small ribosomal subunit protein S13, mitochondrial, with translation MLGFCNATNVVLHLRQNLSVWGVRARNINIGGGVGGEIPDQKRLQYALQHIHGIGRSKAHHIVCELGVENKYVRDLSKRELYSLRELLSKYLIGNDLKKCVERDVGRLVGIQCYRGIRHVDGLPCRGQRTHTNARTRKSRPTWRGTR